The proteins below are encoded in one region of Paenibacillus sp. YYML68:
- a CDS encoding ribonuclease HII: MEAGLHHEQEQWALGKRLIAGVDEVGRGCLLGDVVAAAVILPQGMILEGVNDSKKLSERKRESLYELIQQEAVAIGIGVIDVATIERVNIKQAARLAMKAAVEQLQPVPDMLLVDAEKVDVPYEQLAIIHGDAVSQSIAAASIIAKVTRDRMCRQWDSEYPEYGIAIHKGYATKAHRERIMEFGPCPLHRRTFLRNIEAQQQVLF, from the coding sequence GTGGAAGCTGGTCTTCACCACGAACAGGAGCAGTGGGCGCTCGGTAAACGGCTCATCGCCGGAGTCGATGAGGTCGGTCGCGGCTGCCTGCTTGGAGATGTCGTCGCGGCTGCAGTCATATTGCCTCAAGGAATGATACTCGAGGGCGTGAATGATTCGAAGAAGCTGTCCGAGAGGAAGCGCGAATCGCTCTATGAGCTGATTCAGCAGGAAGCGGTCGCGATCGGAATCGGCGTTATCGATGTGGCTACGATTGAGCGCGTCAATATTAAGCAAGCGGCGAGATTGGCAATGAAGGCGGCCGTGGAGCAGCTACAGCCGGTACCGGACATGCTGCTTGTCGATGCGGAGAAGGTGGATGTGCCCTATGAGCAGCTGGCGATCATTCATGGGGACGCGGTGAGCCAGTCGATTGCAGCAGCCTCGATCATCGCGAAGGTGACCAGAGACCGGATGTGCAGGCAATGGGACAGCGAGTATCCGGAATACGGGATTGCGATACATAAAGGGTATGCAACGAAGGCGCACCGGGAACGCATTATGGAGTTCGGGCCGTGTCCGCTGCATCGGCGCACGTTCCTGCGCAATATTGAAGCGCAGCAGCAGGTGCTGTTCTGA
- a CDS encoding spore germination protein → MNDTGAHTVMNAVHQSLGATSDLMRQHIQGFGTTYQLMYLDTVVDEKLIQDRLLEPFYKMQQQGTYRTYLQSIALPVADMNAEIVTRKLLEGFAAIAFDTIYLIDVRKHWEAKPLEAAIEKVIQGPQTGFSESLPLNIGILRTHYPQPTLQVESFKVGKLSQTPIVIAYDRRMTDPKLLDKVRQAITSVNVDVVQGIGQLQSAMNCQKYSLFPKMLLTERPDRAVHSVAQGKIVLLGEGFPFGAILPVVFYDFISSMEDTYQSYWVSRFLVALRYFGLFISVSLPALYVGVTAFNPEIFRVQLALSIAGSRVSVPYPAFIEVLFMLVMMELLTEASIRLPKTIGSTATTVGGLILGQAATEAGLVSNIMIIIVSVVAISNFVIPINTMSFSIRVIKYVILTLTIMFGMIGLIFGLLGIVAYLIQLESFGQPYFKLYIKDTYKHKRSA, encoded by the coding sequence ATGAACGATACAGGGGCACACACAGTCATGAACGCCGTCCATCAAAGTCTGGGGGCAACCTCAGATCTAATGCGCCAGCACATACAAGGCTTCGGAACGACGTACCAGCTTATGTATCTGGATACCGTCGTAGATGAGAAGCTGATTCAGGATCGACTTCTGGAACCTTTCTACAAGATGCAGCAGCAGGGCACCTACCGTACGTACCTGCAATCCATTGCACTGCCTGTCGCTGATATGAACGCAGAGATTGTGACCCGTAAGCTTTTAGAGGGGTTTGCTGCGATCGCATTCGATACTATATATCTGATTGATGTACGAAAGCATTGGGAAGCCAAGCCTCTCGAGGCTGCCATTGAGAAGGTCATCCAAGGTCCGCAGACAGGCTTCAGCGAGTCGCTGCCGCTTAACATCGGTATATTACGCACGCATTACCCACAGCCGACCTTACAGGTGGAGTCGTTCAAGGTAGGCAAGCTATCTCAGACCCCCATCGTAATTGCATACGATCGTAGGATGACAGACCCGAAGCTGCTCGACAAGGTACGGCAGGCGATCACCTCCGTCAATGTCGACGTAGTCCAAGGCATCGGACAGCTGCAGAGTGCCATGAACTGCCAAAAGTACAGCCTCTTTCCCAAAATGCTGTTGACCGAGCGCCCGGACAGAGCCGTGCATAGTGTAGCTCAGGGAAAAATCGTCCTGCTCGGCGAAGGCTTTCCGTTCGGTGCCATTTTGCCTGTGGTGTTCTACGACTTCATCTCGTCCATGGAGGATACGTATCAATCGTACTGGGTCAGCCGCTTTCTCGTCGCCCTTCGGTACTTCGGCTTGTTCATCAGCGTCTCGTTGCCTGCCTTGTATGTGGGCGTGACCGCCTTCAACCCGGAAATATTCCGGGTACAGCTCGCCCTCTCCATTGCCGGAAGTCGGGTCAGCGTGCCTTATCCAGCCTTCATTGAAGTGCTCTTCATGCTCGTCATGATGGAGCTGCTGACCGAAGCGAGTATACGTCTGCCGAAGACGATCGGCTCCACGGCTACAACGGTAGGCGGTCTAATACTCGGTCAAGCCGCTACAGAGGCCGGACTCGTATCCAATATTATGATTATTATCGTATCGGTCGTCGCGATATCGAACTTCGTCATTCCGATCAATACGATGAGCTTCTCGATCCGCGTCATTAAGTATGTCATATTGACGCTCACGATCATGTTCGGCATGATCGGCCTTATTTTCGGATTGCTTGGCATCGTTGCCTATCTGATTCAGCTCGAGAGCTTCGGTCAGCCGTACTTTAAGCTCTACATCAAGGACACCTACAAGCACAAGCGCTCCGCTTAA
- a CDS encoding Ger(x)C family spore germination protein, with the protein MTSRTQIIIAVLSLLMLFGMLSGCGYKDIDKRLFAVSIGVDKVDNEDKPIHVIVKLAIPSGQVKVGQEAFILVKEEGRSISEAMRVIKSKIDKELDFSHAKAIILGEELVKSNVDEWVDWFIRRRDVQKIAWVGVGKPDAAAVLELKPKSERIPSNAVFLTFGSTGTESAYIASEYMFDFRRRLEERGLDPILPILEVIKDPELIEVNKAAVFDKKKQRLSLSPEQVKYYHIMANRMERSIIQAELDGDTFYLDTDESKASYRFNEEKDRRLTIEVKLELEGTIEETHAPIRIEQLSAYKQAVEATVHKEALGLLKLLQKEKLDPIGLGLRYRARSFSEDDWEQWQQLYPEARFEVKVDYVIQSTGVLSTSD; encoded by the coding sequence GTGACAAGCCGAACTCAAATCATAATCGCCGTGCTCAGCTTACTCATGCTATTCGGAATGCTGTCCGGCTGCGGATACAAGGATATTGACAAGCGGTTATTCGCCGTGTCGATCGGAGTCGATAAGGTAGACAATGAAGACAAACCAATCCATGTCATCGTCAAGCTCGCTATTCCTTCCGGACAAGTCAAGGTTGGCCAAGAAGCCTTCATCCTCGTCAAGGAGGAAGGTCGCTCGATCTCCGAGGCTATGCGTGTCATCAAGTCCAAGATTGATAAGGAGCTCGATTTCAGCCACGCGAAAGCGATTATTTTGGGAGAAGAGCTTGTGAAATCAAATGTAGACGAATGGGTGGATTGGTTCATCCGCCGCAGGGATGTGCAGAAGATTGCGTGGGTCGGTGTCGGCAAGCCGGATGCGGCTGCCGTTCTGGAGCTGAAGCCGAAGTCGGAACGAATTCCATCGAACGCTGTCTTCCTCACCTTCGGGTCCACCGGAACAGAAAGCGCCTATATCGCATCCGAATATATGTTCGATTTCCGCAGACGGCTTGAAGAGAGAGGGCTAGACCCGATATTGCCGATCTTGGAGGTAATCAAAGACCCTGAGCTTATTGAAGTGAACAAAGCGGCTGTTTTTGACAAGAAGAAGCAGAGACTGTCACTATCGCCTGAGCAGGTGAAGTACTATCACATTATGGCGAACCGGATGGAGCGCAGCATCATTCAGGCCGAGCTGGATGGTGATACTTTCTACCTCGATACGGATGAATCAAAGGCATCGTACCGCTTTAACGAAGAGAAAGACAGGCGACTCACGATTGAAGTGAAGCTTGAGCTGGAAGGAACGATAGAGGAGACGCATGCACCGATCCGAATCGAACAGCTAAGCGCATATAAGCAAGCTGTAGAAGCTACTGTTCACAAGGAAGCGCTCGGACTGCTGAAGCTGCTACAGAAGGAGAAGCTGGACCCTATCGGTCTAGGCCTAAGATACCGTGCGCGAAGCTTCAGCGAGGACGACTGGGAGCAGTGGCAGCAGTTGTACCCGGAGGCGAGGTTCGAGGTGAAGGTAGACTATGTGATTCAAAGCACGGGTGTTCTTTCTACGTCCGATTAG
- the ylqF gene encoding ribosome biogenesis GTPase YlqF, with protein MTIQWFPGHMTRARRQIQDKLKLIDLAIELLDARIPLSSRNPMIDEILNNKPRLVLLNKSDLADPEATKQWIAYFANRGLEAVPIDAVQGNPTRDIIARSKVALAHKIEAQLRKGMNPRAMRALIVGIPNVGKSTLINKMAGRKIAATGDRPGVTKGQQWIKVGTEMELLDTPGILWPKFEDQTVGMRLAATGAIKEEILHLEDVAFFAMKYLIEYYPNAIRERFGVSELPEDTTDNEAVVEVMNEIGRKRGALVSGGRVDLEKASLVILRELRAGKLGRITMELPEEASVEV; from the coding sequence ATGACGATTCAATGGTTCCCGGGTCATATGACCCGAGCACGCAGACAAATTCAAGACAAGCTGAAGCTGATTGATCTGGCGATTGAGCTGCTTGATGCGCGCATTCCGCTGTCGAGCCGCAATCCGATGATCGATGAAATATTGAACAACAAGCCGCGTCTCGTTCTGTTGAACAAGAGCGATCTAGCCGATCCGGAGGCAACCAAACAGTGGATCGCATATTTCGCGAACAGAGGCCTGGAAGCGGTGCCGATCGACGCCGTGCAGGGCAATCCGACGCGTGACATCATTGCGCGAAGCAAGGTGGCGTTAGCGCACAAGATCGAAGCGCAGCTGCGCAAAGGGATGAATCCGCGGGCGATGCGAGCGCTCATCGTCGGCATTCCGAACGTAGGCAAGTCAACGCTGATCAACAAGATGGCCGGACGCAAAATTGCCGCAACCGGCGACAGGCCAGGCGTGACGAAGGGGCAGCAATGGATCAAGGTTGGCACTGAGATGGAGCTGCTCGATACGCCAGGTATTCTATGGCCGAAGTTCGAGGATCAGACGGTAGGTATGCGTCTTGCCGCAACAGGGGCTATTAAGGAAGAGATCTTGCATCTGGAGGACGTGGCGTTCTTCGCGATGAAATATTTAATCGAGTATTATCCGAACGCGATTCGGGAGCGGTTCGGTGTATCGGAGCTTCCAGAGGATACGACGGACAATGAGGCGGTTGTCGAGGTTATGAATGAAATCGGCCGCAAGCGTGGCGCGCTCGTCAGCGGCGGGCGCGTCGATCTGGAGAAGGCGTCGCTCGTTATCCTGCGCGAGCTGCGCGCAGGCAAGCTTGGGCGCATCACGATGGAGCTTCCGGAGGAAGCGTCTGTTGAGGTGTAG
- the lepB gene encoding signal peptidase I, whose amino-acid sequence MEQEQELKQQPPSEPVKQASTVKSEAWEWTKALLIAAALVFFIRWFIGSPFVVEGPSMQPNFQTGEKMIVNKILYTFRQPQRGEVIVFHAPDGRDYIKRVIALPGEKVRVDGDQVYINGEPLQEPYLQEVVDEAKRSGTVYNNGLHRVYAEQTVPEGTVFAMGDNRPNSMDSRDKNVGFVPFEKVVGRADVIYWPLNQVSLIH is encoded by the coding sequence ATGGAGCAGGAGCAAGAGCTGAAGCAACAGCCACCAAGTGAGCCTGTGAAGCAGGCAAGTACGGTTAAGAGTGAAGCGTGGGAATGGACGAAGGCGCTCCTGATTGCAGCTGCGCTCGTGTTCTTCATTCGATGGTTCATCGGCTCGCCGTTCGTCGTGGAAGGGCCGTCCATGCAGCCGAACTTCCAGACAGGCGAGAAGATGATTGTGAATAAAATATTGTACACGTTCCGGCAGCCGCAGCGAGGCGAAGTCATCGTCTTCCACGCCCCGGACGGTCGAGATTACATAAAGCGAGTGATTGCGCTTCCGGGTGAGAAGGTTCGAGTCGACGGCGACCAAGTGTACATCAACGGAGAGCCGCTGCAGGAGCCTTACTTGCAAGAAGTGGTGGACGAGGCGAAGCGCAGCGGAACCGTGTACAACAACGGGCTGCATCGTGTCTATGCGGAGCAGACGGTACCAGAGGGCACCGTATTCGCCATGGGCGACAATCGTCCGAATAGTATGGACAGCCGCGACAAGAATGTAGGCTTCGTGCCGTTCGAGAAGGTCGTCGGACGGGCGGACGTCATCTACTGGCCACTCAACCAAGTCAGCCTGATCCATTAA
- the rplS gene encoding 50S ribosomal protein L19 → MNLIQEITKEQLRSDIPRFKAGDTLKVHVKVIEGSRERIQLFEGVVIKRRGGGISETFTVRKISYGVGVERTYPLHSPKIEKIEVARRGKVRRAKLYYLRGLRGKAARIQEIR, encoded by the coding sequence ATGAATTTGATTCAAGAGATTACGAAGGAACAGCTTCGCAGCGATATTCCGAGATTCAAAGCCGGCGACACGTTGAAAGTACACGTGAAGGTTATCGAGGGTTCGCGTGAGCGTATCCAGCTGTTCGAGGGCGTTGTCATTAAGCGCCGCGGCGGCGGAATCAGCGAAACGTTCACAGTAAGAAAAATTTCTTACGGTGTCGGCGTTGAAAGAACATACCCGCTTCATTCTCCGAAGATCGAGAAGATTGAAGTGGCTCGCCGTGGTAAAGTCCGTCGTGCGAAGCTCTACTATCTGCGCGGCCTTCGCGGTAAAGCAGCGAGAATTCAAGAAATTCGATAA
- the trmD gene encoding tRNA (guanosine(37)-N1)-methyltransferase TrmD encodes MRIDVLTLFPAMFDGVFQSSILGKARDKGLVELNTVNFRDYANNKHNTVDDYPYGGGGGMVLKPEPMFACVEDVLGKCGSDEVKPRVILMCPQGEPYSQRKAEELSKEQQLIFICGHYEGYDERIREHLVTDELSIGDYVLTGGELPAMVIIDSVVRLLPGVLGNETSAVTDSFSTGLLEYPHYTRPAKFRDWEVPEVLISGHHANITDWRRKQSLYRTWRKRPELLETIELTKQDRKWLAEFEQQSR; translated from the coding sequence ATGAGAATCGACGTGCTGACGCTGTTCCCTGCGATGTTCGACGGTGTGTTCCAATCGAGTATACTGGGCAAAGCCCGGGACAAGGGACTCGTCGAGCTGAATACGGTCAACTTCCGCGATTATGCGAATAACAAGCACAACACGGTCGATGATTACCCGTACGGCGGTGGAGGCGGCATGGTGCTGAAGCCTGAGCCTATGTTCGCCTGTGTGGAGGATGTGCTGGGCAAGTGTGGTTCCGATGAGGTGAAGCCTCGCGTCATTCTCATGTGTCCGCAGGGTGAGCCGTACTCGCAGCGCAAGGCCGAGGAGCTGTCCAAGGAGCAGCAGCTCATCTTCATCTGTGGCCATTACGAGGGCTACGACGAGCGTATTCGCGAGCATCTGGTGACCGATGAGCTGTCGATCGGCGACTACGTGCTGACTGGCGGGGAGCTGCCGGCGATGGTCATTATCGACAGCGTCGTGCGGCTGCTGCCCGGCGTGCTCGGCAATGAGACGTCTGCCGTTACTGACTCCTTCAGCACGGGACTGCTCGAGTATCCGCATTATACGCGCCCTGCTAAGTTCCGCGACTGGGAGGTGCCGGAGGTGCTCATCTCGGGTCATCATGCGAACATTACGGATTGGCGCAGGAAGCAGTCGTTGTACCGGACCTGGAGGAAGCGTCCCGAGCTTCTGGAGACGATCGAGCTGACTAAGCAGGATCGCAAGTGGCTTGCAGAATTTGAGCAGCAATCACGGTAA
- the rimM gene encoding ribosome maturation factor RimM (Essential for efficient processing of 16S rRNA) — MSDKLYTVGKIVNTHGIRGELKIVPHTDFPDERFAKGSKLLFIDPNTNVRLPVTVESAREHKQMFIVRFAGFTNINEVEKYKGWLLKVEEQYLSELDEDEFYYHEIVGCSVVTEEGETLGEITEILSPGANDVWVVKRPKGKPLLLPYIDDVVLSVSIEEKKVVVRLMEGLLDL, encoded by the coding sequence ATGAGCGACAAGCTGTATACAGTTGGTAAAATTGTCAACACTCACGGTATTCGCGGCGAGCTGAAAATAGTGCCGCATACTGATTTTCCCGATGAGCGGTTCGCGAAGGGGAGCAAGCTGCTCTTCATAGACCCGAACACGAACGTCAGGCTGCCGGTAACGGTGGAGTCTGCTCGGGAGCATAAGCAGATGTTTATCGTCCGCTTCGCGGGCTTCACGAATATTAACGAAGTCGAGAAGTATAAGGGCTGGCTGCTCAAGGTCGAGGAGCAATATTTGTCCGAGCTGGACGAGGACGAGTTCTATTACCATGAGATCGTCGGCTGCTCGGTCGTGACGGAGGAGGGTGAGACGCTCGGGGAAATTACCGAGATTCTGTCTCCGGGCGCCAATGATGTGTGGGTCGTCAAGCGGCCGAAGGGAAAGCCGCTGCTGCTGCCCTACATCGATGACGTCGTACTGAGCGTGAGCATCGAGGAGAAGAAGGTCGTCGTCCGTCTCATGGAAGGCTTGCTGGATTTATGA
- a CDS encoding KH domain-containing protein, producing the protein MKDLITVIAKALVDHPEEVRVNTVEDDRSVTYELSVHPDDVGKVIGKQGRIAKSLRTVVTSAAVKQSKRISVEIVS; encoded by the coding sequence ATGAAAGATCTGATAACGGTTATCGCGAAGGCACTCGTCGATCACCCGGAAGAGGTTCGTGTGAATACGGTCGAAGACGACCGCAGCGTTACGTATGAGCTGTCGGTGCATCCCGACGATGTCGGCAAGGTGATCGGCAAGCAAGGACGTATCGCGAAGTCGCTTCGCACCGTCGTCACTTCCGCAGCTGTGAAGCAATCGAAGCGTATTTCGGTTGAGATCGTATCATAA
- the rpsP gene encoding 30S ribosomal protein S16, which yields MATRIRLKRMGAHKAPFYRVVVSDSRSPRDGRFIEEIGTYNPVAQPAIVNIDEEKALKWLQTGAQASDTVRSLFSKAGIMTKFHESKLQK from the coding sequence ATGGCAACTCGCATTCGTCTTAAGCGTATGGGTGCACACAAGGCTCCGTTCTACCGTGTCGTAGTATCGGACTCCCGTTCCCCGCGCGACGGTCGCTTTATCGAGGAAATTGGTACTTACAATCCGGTTGCACAACCAGCCATTGTAAATATTGATGAAGAGAAGGCACTGAAGTGGCTTCAAACCGGCGCTCAAGCTTCCGATACGGTTCGCAGCCTGTTCAGCAAGGCTGGCATCATGACTAAGTTTCATGAATCCAAGCTGCAGAAGTAA
- the ffh gene encoding signal recognition particle protein, protein MAFEGLSSRLQSVFSKLRGKGKLTEDDVNEALREVRLALLEADVNFKVVKEFVAKVKEQAIGQEVLQSFTPAMVVVDIVNKELTALMGGTQSKLAKASKPPTVIMMAGLQGAGKTTTTGKLAKLLQQQNHRPLLAAGDIYRPAAIKQLQVLGEQLKIPVFSLGDQVSPVEIAKQALQHAKDNNHDYLIIDTAGRLHIDENLMEELKQIVAAVTPDEILLVVDAMTGQDAVNVAESFHKQLELTGVVLTKLDGDTRGGAAISVKAVTGCPIKFAAMGEKLDALEPFHPERMASRILGMGDVLTLIEKAQASIDADKAKEMERKLREAEFTFDDFLDQMEQVKKLGPLDQLLDMIPGAGKVKGMKDIKVDDKQMTRIAAIVRSMTKEERQRPELLNPSRRKRLAAGSGNSVQDVNRFIKQFEEMRKMMKQFSGMMGPKGNKMLKQQMKKAGKAGKGGFKFPF, encoded by the coding sequence ATGGCATTCGAAGGATTATCGAGCCGGCTGCAAAGCGTATTCAGCAAGCTGCGGGGCAAGGGCAAGCTGACGGAGGATGACGTCAACGAAGCGCTTCGCGAGGTGCGTCTTGCACTGCTCGAAGCGGACGTTAACTTCAAGGTCGTCAAGGAGTTCGTGGCTAAGGTCAAGGAGCAGGCAATCGGGCAAGAGGTGCTGCAGAGCTTCACGCCTGCGATGGTCGTCGTCGATATCGTGAACAAAGAGCTGACGGCGCTCATGGGCGGTACGCAGAGCAAGCTGGCGAAGGCGAGCAAGCCTCCTACCGTCATCATGATGGCCGGGCTTCAAGGTGCGGGTAAGACGACGACGACCGGTAAGCTGGCGAAGCTGCTCCAGCAGCAGAATCATCGTCCGCTGCTGGCGGCAGGCGACATCTACCGTCCTGCTGCGATTAAGCAGCTGCAGGTACTCGGCGAGCAGCTGAAGATTCCGGTGTTCTCGCTCGGCGACCAGGTCAGTCCGGTCGAGATTGCGAAGCAGGCGCTGCAGCATGCGAAGGATAACAACCACGACTACCTGATCATCGATACGGCCGGTCGTCTGCACATCGACGAGAACTTGATGGAGGAGCTGAAGCAGATCGTTGCGGCGGTGACGCCGGACGAGATCTTGCTCGTCGTCGACGCGATGACGGGACAAGATGCGGTCAACGTAGCGGAAAGCTTCCATAAGCAGCTCGAGCTGACAGGTGTCGTCTTGACGAAGCTTGATGGCGATACACGCGGTGGTGCGGCGATCTCGGTCAAGGCGGTCACAGGCTGTCCGATCAAGTTCGCGGCGATGGGCGAGAAGCTCGATGCGCTGGAGCCGTTCCATCCGGAGCGGATGGCGTCCCGAATTCTCGGCATGGGCGACGTGCTGACGCTGATCGAGAAGGCGCAGGCGAGCATCGACGCCGACAAGGCGAAGGAGATGGAGCGCAAGCTTCGCGAGGCGGAGTTCACGTTCGACGACTTCCTGGATCAGATGGAGCAGGTGAAGAAGCTCGGACCACTGGACCAGCTGCTCGACATGATTCCTGGAGCGGGCAAGGTCAAGGGCATGAAGGACATCAAGGTCGATGACAAGCAGATGACCCGCATCGCGGCGATCGTCCGATCGATGACGAAGGAAGAGCGTCAGCGTCCAGAGCTATTGAACCCGAGCCGACGCAAGCGGCTTGCCGCAGGCAGCGGCAACTCGGTGCAGGATGTGAACCGGTTCATCAAGCAGTTCGAGGAGATGCGCAAGATGATGAAGCAATTCTCCGGCATGATGGGACCTAAGGGCAACAAGATGCTCAAGCAGCAGATGAAGAAGGCAGGCAAGGCGGGCAAGGGCGGCTTCAAGTTCCCGTTCTAG
- a CDS encoding putative DNA-binding protein, producing the protein MADDQALQKTNRINLLFDFYEQLLTEKQQLFCKHYFHDDYSLGEIAAEFSISRQAVYEHIKRAEAVLEDYEAKLRLLVKHEERQELLQRMRALADEVPEPQRDQLLQLSSQLQTLD; encoded by the coding sequence ATGGCAGACGATCAAGCGCTGCAGAAGACGAACCGGATTAACCTGTTGTTCGACTTCTACGAGCAGCTGCTAACGGAGAAGCAGCAGCTGTTCTGCAAGCATTACTTTCACGACGATTATTCGCTTGGCGAAATTGCTGCGGAATTCAGCATCAGCCGCCAGGCGGTCTATGAGCATATTAAGCGGGCTGAAGCGGTGCTGGAGGATTACGAGGCGAAGCTTCGATTGCTCGTCAAGCACGAGGAGCGGCAGGAGCTGCTACAGCGCATGCGGGCATTGGCGGACGAAGTCCCGGAGCCGCAGCGTGATCAGCTACTTCAGCTATCCAGCCAGCTGCAGACATTAGATTAA
- the ftsY gene encoding signal recognition particle-docking protein FtsY, with protein sequence MSFFKKLKETISAKAESVTSKFKEGLAKTRDVFVERVEDLFSRRKKIDEDFYEELEEILIGADVGVNTVMKLIEELRAEVRKRKIESPSELQPIMSEKIIALLKGEENTGLHMAPSGLTVILFVGVNGVGKTTTIGKMAHMLKSQGKQVLLAAGDTFRAGAIEQLEEWGRRVGVDVIKQQAGSDPAAVMFDALQAAKSRGVDVLLCDTAGRLQNKVNLMEELNKIYRVIRREVPEAPHEVLLVLDATTGQNALMQAKLFDEKSGLSGLVLTKLDGTAKGGIVVAIRQELKLPVKFVGLGEKMDDLQPFDSDQFVHALFNKWIAEADKEEQAQS encoded by the coding sequence GTGAGTTTTTTCAAAAAGTTAAAGGAAACGATATCCGCTAAGGCGGAGTCGGTCACGTCCAAGTTCAAGGAAGGGCTGGCGAAGACGCGCGATGTGTTCGTGGAGCGCGTCGAGGATCTGTTCTCGCGGCGTAAGAAGATCGATGAGGACTTCTACGAGGAGCTGGAGGAGATCTTGATCGGCGCCGATGTCGGCGTCAATACGGTTATGAAGCTGATCGAGGAGCTGCGGGCGGAGGTGCGCAAGCGGAAGATTGAGAGCCCGAGCGAGCTGCAGCCGATCATGTCGGAGAAAATTATCGCCCTGCTCAAGGGTGAGGAGAATACCGGCTTACACATGGCGCCAAGCGGTCTGACTGTCATTCTGTTCGTCGGCGTCAACGGCGTAGGTAAGACGACGACGATTGGCAAGATGGCCCACATGCTGAAGTCGCAGGGCAAGCAGGTGCTGCTCGCCGCTGGCGATACGTTCCGTGCCGGAGCGATCGAGCAGCTTGAGGAATGGGGACGACGCGTCGGTGTTGATGTCATCAAGCAGCAAGCGGGCTCGGACCCGGCTGCGGTCATGTTCGATGCGCTGCAGGCGGCCAAGTCGCGCGGCGTCGACGTGCTGCTGTGCGATACAGCAGGGCGACTTCAGAACAAGGTGAATCTGATGGAGGAGCTGAATAAGATATACCGCGTCATCCGCCGCGAGGTGCCGGAGGCCCCTCATGAGGTGCTGCTCGTGCTCGACGCGACGACGGGACAGAATGCGCTCATGCAGGCGAAGCTGTTCGACGAGAAGTCGGGTCTCAGCGGTCTTGTGCTCACGAAGCTGGACGGCACGGCGAAGGGCGGCATCGTCGTCGCAATTCGTCAGGAGCTGAAGCTGCCGGTGAAGTTCGTCGGTCTCGGTGAGAAGATGGACGACCTGCAGCCGTTCGACTCCGACCAGTTCGTCCATGCGCTGTTCAACAAGTGGATCGCAGAGGCGGACAAGGAGGAGCAGGCGCAGAGCTGA